One Argentina anserina chromosome 6, drPotAnse1.1, whole genome shotgun sequence genomic window, ACACCATTCTCCACGGTACAGTGGcagttctggttttgattaatAAAACAGTTatctttgatttgttattcTAATATTATTATGCTTATTTTCTGTATAAAATCTGTGAATAATGAAATCTAACCTTTGTTAGGCTCTCTTAAGTCTTAACACATGATGCTTCAACTGCAGGATATGACAGAATATCAGGTGTCTCTTTCACGTGAGATTGAGGCTCGTTTGCAAGCTAAATGTGATAAGCTAGCTGATGCAGTTACAATGGGTGATACTGGTATGATTGTCTTTCTCTCATTCCTCTCTTCCAAGTTCCAACGCATGCATTAACTGAATCCATATCCAGTTCAATCTGGATGATGTACATATCGTTTTCTACTTCTCACAACTTATTCAGTTTTTGTAAAAGTCAAATCATCATGTGTCAAACTATTGACGATTGATGGACTATTTCTAGTTTGCTTAATATTTGTTGGGGGAAAATGACCAGATGCATTTTCTCTTTCTGGTATGGGGCCATGAGGGTGGATGAGTTTGCAAATATACTGGACACTtaataaactaaacatgaaCTTTATAACTGGATGGTGCACTATGTAAATGATTATCTATGTACACTAGCACAAAGGTTTTCAGCATGATTAATACCAATGGTTTACTGTTGCAGACTCATCATCTGGACATCAAAATCTAAATGCTCGACTTCCAGAAAGGTTCGAGTTACTGTTCTaatgtaattattattttatgacaAGATCCTTTTACATGGAGTGATAAATATTTCATGGATTTGACAATATTAGTTGACACGAGAAAGGCCTTAACTAGCAGCCAACATGAGTAGTGATAAACTGATATCGGAGAAGAACTTTAAAAATTTTACACACTCAATGGCTAACAAGAATCGcgtttttattgtttcaatttaagaaaatagttagttttctttcaaaacgtTGTCAGCAAACTAATGTTTCACGCTATTAAGCTAGTGTTGCAAAATATGTGCGCgacaaattatttttacattttgttgttttcttaACTGCAATGACTACATTTGCTTCTTGTGAATCATTAATTTTTTCAAATCCACTGTTAAATATTTCAGTAACATTGTGATCTTCAATATTTTGCATTTTGCATTATTGTCAGGGTCAAGTTAATAATCGAGGAGATGGAAAGGGATGAAGCAGCTCTTCAAGTTGATCTATATTCTGCAGATAAACAATTTGCTGAATATTATAACGTATGAGAATTTTCAATtgatgtttatgtttttgctGTTCCATACcggatgcatttttttttgtgaggaTATCTGGCGTTTAACTCCTTCTGAACAAACTAGGTCTTAGAGCAGATACTGGCAGTGCTTATTAAGCTTGTCAAAGATTTGAAGTTGCAGCATCAACATAAATATGTAAGCACCTATGATTCATATAATTTCAGGAAATTTTTGTTGATTACAGAGACTTCTTACCATCTATACTGTTTCCCATGATCATAAGCTTTCCGGAACATTTGTTGTATGTAATGTTGATAGGAGGATCTGCGAAAAACATGGCTGTGCAAAAGGTGTGAGACTATGAGTGCAAAATTGAGGTTTGTTGCCTGGTCTGtctttttattgtatttgctGGATATGCAATATTTGTGAAgttaattataatatttatgCTTATAAGGAGACTACATACAAAACTCCTTGTACTAAGAAACTTCACTGGACACCACTAAATGTATTTATGCTTTTTCATTCTGTTTGGTTACTTAATTATAATATTCCCCATTTTATTTCAGGGTTCTGGAGAATGTTCTACTTCTTGAAACTTATACTAACGAATCAATACCAGCCCTTCATAAAATAAGGTAATATTCACTATTTGAAATCATAGTGTTTTACAGGTAAGATATTCTAATAATTTAAACTCATTTGTAGGAAATATCTTCTTGAAGCTACAGAAGAAGCTTCTTTGGCTTATAATAAAGCAGTATGTTATTCTAATCCCTATATGTTTTACCTAATAAAGCGGTATGGTTATTTATGTTTCAACATTGAGATATTGGAGGTGATTGTAACAATCTCCACAGCTTGTAGGAATATTGTAGACCTAGTAATTCTGTTTCTAGGCATTCCTTTTTAGTTAGTTTCTCTCTTGATTGTTTCTGGTTTCCACTTCCTCGTATAGTTATGCAAGCTGATATTCTGCTAATGTTTATAGTGAAGATATGGTCAAGTCAACTGTTCCTGATTACATGTGTCCACCTTAATTGAGTTGATCATTATTTTATTGCTTTTGACGGCAATCCTGGAAagtttattattaatttacaaGTCGTCTTTTCCAATCAGGTTACTCGTCTTCGAGAGTATCAGGGTGTTGATCCTCACTTCGATACAATTGCAAGGCAGTACCACGATATTGTGAAGGTAATAACAACAGATACAGATACTGATGTCCGTTACTTGCTTTATGGGTTAAGCTCTTAACATTAGTACTTTTCCCTTCCAGAAATTGGAAAATATGCAATGGACGATCCAACAAGTTGAAATGGACCTAAGACGTCTCCCTGATCACACAAATGCATAGTATCTCTTGTTTCCATTTGGTGTTGTGAGCTCAATTATCCTATTTTGCTGTAGTCGCCAAGCCTCAAATCAATTCATCACCTTTTACTGATTGTTTTGTTGCATTATAAACACGTAAGAAATTTGGCTTCCAATCTGATCACTCCTATGTACAATTCTGTCTACCAAGAACATCAACCCAGTAAAATAGTTGCAGAGTTATGTGTGTAAAGACTTGGTCTCGATCAAATGCATCTGCTGAAGAGGTATGTTTTTGCTTAGCATTGTGTAAAGGAAATCAATCTTGCTCGCTCTTCACATGTTCCATGAATCCAAATACAAACATGTGCTAGCGAAATATGCATGTGGAATTGCTCGTTGGGATTACCTGAAAGTTTTCCTCTTGAAGTATCGTCACTTACAACATCCAGATGTAGTACAACAGTGATCTATGGATTTAGATGACTTGTAGTCGTGTAAGACGTTTAGTTCATTTCTTGTTCAAGATCTCTGACCGCACAAGCTTTACTAGTAGGTTGCATTAGACAACATTTATGATTTGTGTGAACAACTGTTCCATATAGTTCCCCTTTAACTCATTATAGCAAATATTGTTCCAGAAGACCTTAAAGATGGGCAGTTAGCAATTATGATTCATGAGACTGAAACCTTCCATATAAACATACCAAGCCAGCGTGTGACAACCTATTTACAGTCACTACGATTCTAGCAGATATCACCGAGTTTGAAGGTTAAACACAAGCCTCCCCAGGTGAAGATGGAGACACTAGGTCGAAATCAGTCTTGGTTAATCCGGACTTGCTATTCGAGCATGAATTTGAGTTTCGAGGAAGATCATTTCGACATGAATCCATCATCTCAAAAGCATACATTGCTACAATATTGGGGACCTAATGAAAGATGTCATGCCACTCTTTTGAGTAGTCTTAATTATATCTCCCATGGTAGCCTGCTTCATGCCCAATCAAACACGACCTACATTTTCCTACAAACTCCATAGGTGCTAATTTCTGCAAGCTAGATGGATAACTCATTATACGTCTAGATTTCATTTCAATAATAGGCAATCCTAACTAACAGTTTGAACTTCTAGAGGACGCTATAAGTGACTAGATTCATTATCTCCGCACTGTAATCAGTATATTTGATTGTAACAGAAGGGATTCTAGTTATAAATTAAAGACAAATATGAATACACAGATTTGCTGCCTTATTTCTTCTCTGTAGAAAGAATGAATATTGCCATGGAGCTACAAAAGCTCAAAGCGATGGTATTTTAGGAACCAGAAACATGAAGAGAAAATGAATCTGCCCAAGCAGATCTGCAAACTTAAGATAACTGTCCATATATTGCTTGCATAGCCATCAGCCAGCAGACTTATTTATTTCCTTGTGTTGTTTTTCCTTGCATCAAAGCCAGTGTAGATCTAAATTATAGACTGGTTTTGCTCAA contains:
- the LOC126798865 gene encoding AUGMIN subunit 4; translation: MVKGLLQGQTLPADLTQVIDQLERHCLAPDDSLVSKSAHYDLQLAREEMCKERLRYLEAMALYSEAMAMVEEYHQAVSVANLGGSRDLGLNNSPQMYETLEHRMIVAEAAQRLRLPLISKDGEIHEEEIEKCSVLSRTSLDSTSTGVTISSSSNSTSYTTATGTSGAANNNLSLGASSDVVDPGVGGVPNCFLGITPAYLWQTQLQQTPFSTDMTEYQVSLSREIEARLQAKCDKLADAVTMGDTDSSSGHQNLNARLPERVKLIIEEMERDEAALQVDLYSADKQFAEYYNVLEQILAVLIKLVKDLKLQHQHKYEDLRKTWLCKRCETMSAKLRVLENVLLLETYTNESIPALHKIRKYLLEATEEASLAYNKAVTRLREYQGVDPHFDTIARQYHDIVKKLENMQWTIQQVEMDLRRLPDHTNA